The region ACCATTGAATTTCAAGAATGTTTGGACTAGCATGGCAGTTGCTTTTCCAAAAGGCCGGGCGTTCAAGGAGCGCGAAATGACCAAGTCCGAGCTGATTGAGAGCCTCGCCAACAAGCTCAAGTTGCCGAAGGGCAAGGCCGAGTTGATTGTCAACTGCGTCTTCGATTCCATGGAAGCAGCGCTGAAGCGCGGGGAACGCATCGAGATCCGCGGATTTGGCAGCTTCGAGATTCGTCACTACAAGGCCTACGAAGGCCGAAACCCGCGAACCGGCGCCAAGGTGGACGTGCGGCCCAAGCGCCTGCCCTTCTTCAAGGTTGGCAAGGAGCTGAAGGAGCGGGTGAACGCCGGGCGTGGTCCGATCGAGGACGACGACGACGATGATGACGAGGACGAAGACCTCGAGGAGATGACGGAGGCTGCTAGCTCGACGGCCCCTCCGCACTCCACCGACGGGGCCTAGTCCCTCGGACTTCCCGCCTTTCTCCGCGCAGTCCTACCTCCGTGCAGGCCTCGTTTCACGAGGTTAGCGTCCGGGCCGGGCGCTCAAAGCGGAGTGACCTGGAACTTGGCCTTCAGCTGCATCCGGAGGCGGCCCTTCGGCAGCGCCTGCCCCCCGTTGAAGAGGGAGCTCCCCTTGGCCAGGATCTTGAACGGCTGGGTGTAGTTCCTGACGAAAGAGGCCAGCGCCTCCTTCCCTGCCTCGTCCACCTTGAGGATCTCGTTTCGCTTCGTGCCGGCCGGGAGCCTGGGCATCCGGGCGAAGAAGACCACGCCGGGGTCACCCACGCGGGTGGCGCTGCTCGGGCCGACGTAGAGCTCCAGCTCCGGGGTGTCCACGTTCAGCGTGTTCTCGAGGGTGTTGTAGACGAACTCGTTCAGGGTGGCCTTGCTGATCACGTTCGCGGAGGTCTGGTTCTTCACCTGCGCGGAGATGTCCACGGGCAAGCCCAGCTCCACCGTGGCCGCCAGTGCGCAGCTCGCGCTCTCCCCGCACTGCGTCTTGCAGGACCAGTTGCCGCCGGTGCACGCGGCGTTCGACAGCCCGGTGGCACAGGTGTCCTGGGCCTTGGTGCACGGCACGTTCGGCAGGGTGGCCGACCCCCCGAAGTCGGGCAGGCCCGTGGCATCCACGGCGAGGTCCTTCCATCCCGTGTCGAGCGTGAAGGTCGTGGCCTCCTGCAGCAGGCTGCACGAGAGCAGGAAGGGCATCACGCAGAGGCCCTGGACGGACGTTCTCCAGCGGAAGGGAAGACCCATGACCTACCTCCTAAGGTGTATGCAGCGAGGATAGCAGAAGGCCCCGCCTCGACGCCGCTTCGCCTCCGCCGGGCGGCGTCGGCTCGTCAGTCGGCCGCGAGAAGAGCCTCGACCACCGAATAGGGGTCCGTTCGACGCGCGGCGAGGTCGACGAGCAGCGCGTCCAGTCGGTCGCCCGCCCGCGTGAGGGCTCGCTGCGTGGCTTGCTCCTTGAGGAGCTCGAGCACCTGGCGGCGCGCGCGACGGAGTTGTCGCGTCTGCCAGAGCACGGGGTCGTGCTGCCCGCTCAGGTCCGTGATCGCGGAGGCGAGGGTTGCGACCCCCTCCCCCGTCGCCGCCACGGTCCGCACGATGGGCGTGTGGGCCCGTTCCCCCTCGCGGAGGCTGAGCATCAGCTCGAGGTCGCGCAGGGCCCGGTCCGCTCCATCGCGGTCCGCCTTGTTCAGACAGAGCACGTCCGCGATCTCGAG is a window of Deltaproteobacteria bacterium DNA encoding:
- a CDS encoding integration host factor subunit beta → MTKSELIESLANKLKLPKGKAELIVNCVFDSMEAALKRGERIEIRGFGSFEIRHYKAYEGRNPRTGAKVDVRPKRLPFFKVGKELKERVNAGRGPIEDDDDDDDEDEDLEEMTEAASSTAPPHSTDGA